One window of the Leishmania panamensis strain MHOM/PA/94/PSC-1 chromosome 16 sequence genome contains the following:
- a CDS encoding paraflagellar rod protein 2C (TriTrypDB/GeneDB-style sysID: LpmP.16.1400): MSSAADMKYAVADVPEVSDITLEAARKQKIHNLKLKTACLSNEEFIQDLHVSDWSETQKQKLGAAHEKAAELLAAVESGTKWALTEAYDVQKLMRVCGLEMSVRELYKPEDKPQFMEIVALKKTLNELKQHPNKTRTVSLTGTIDSGAVKLEKAEEELRQSQLDASDLAKVPVPVVKSLEDCMNVTVVQNALQGNEEQIAAQLAAIEKACEIRNVAIADGEMAIAEEQYYIKAQLLEDLVELVADKFRIIGQTEDENRGFEQIAGTQKRAFQETATLKDAKRRLKGRCEDDLHSLHDAIQKADLEDAEALKRYATQKEKSEQLMAENVERQSEAWRKIQELERALQRLGTERFEEVKRRIEENDREERRRVEYQQFLDVCGQHKKLLELSVYNCDLALRCTGMVEELVAESCSAIKSRHDKMGEELAELRLQVHQEYLEAFRRLYKTLGQLVYKKEKRLEEIDRQIRTTHIQLEFAIETFDPNAKKHSDTKKELYKLRAQVEEELEMLKDKMAQSLEMFAPTEDALHQAGIEFVHPAEEVEDGNLSRRSKIVEYRAHLAKQEEVKIAAEREELKRAKVLQSQQYRGKTVHQITE; this comes from the coding sequence atgagcagcgctgcggacATGAAGTACGCGGTGGCGGATGTGCCGGAGGTGAGCGACATCACGCTGGAGGCCGCGCGCAAGCAGAAGATCCACAACCTGAAGCTGAAGACGGCGTGCCTGTCGAACGAGGAGTTCATCCAGGACCTGCACGTGTCCGACTGGAGCGAGACGCAGAAGCAGAAGCTCGGAGCTGCGCATGAGAAGGCCGCGGAGCTGCTTGCTGCGGTGGAGAGCGGGACGAAATGGGCGCTGACGGAGGCGTACGACGTGCAGAAGCtgatgcgcgtgtgcgggtTGGAGATGTCCGTGCGCGAGCTGTACAAGCCGGAGGACAAGCCGCAGTTCATGGAGATTGTCGCGCTGAAGAAGACGCTGAacgagctgaagcagcacccAAACAAGACGCGGACGGTGTCGCTGACGGGAACGatcgacagcggcgctgtgaagctggagaaggcggaggaggagctgcggcagtcgCAGCTGGACGCGTCGGACCTGGCGAAGGTGCCGGTGCCTGTGGTGAAGAGTCTGGAGGACTGCATGAACGTGACTGTTGTGCAGAACGCGCTGCAGGGCAACGAGGAGCAGAttgcggcgcagctcgccgCGATCGAGAAGGCGTGCGAGATCCGAAACGTTGCGATCGCGGACGGCGAGATGGCGATCGCGGAGGAGCAGTACTACAtcaaggcgcagctgctggaggaccTTGTGGAGCTCGTGGCGGACAAGTTCCGGATCATTGGGCAGACGGAGGACGAGAACAGGGGCTTCGAGCAGATCGCGGGCACACAGAAGCGCGCGTTCCAGGAGACTGCGACGCTGAAGGACGCGAAGCGGCGGCTGAAGGGGCGGTGCGAGGACGATCTGCACAGCCTGCACGATGCAATCCAGAAGGCAGACCTTGaggacgcggaggcgctgaagcGTTACGCTacgcagaaagagaagagcgagcaGCTGATGGCGGAGAACGTGGAGCGGCAGAGCGAGGCGTGGCGCAAGATccaggagctggagcgcgcgctgcagcggctggggACGGAGCGCTTcgaggaggtgaagcggcGGATCGAGGAGAACGACCGCgaggagcggcgccgtgTGGAGTACCAGCAGTTCCTGGACGTGTGCGGGCAGCACaagaagctgctggagctgtcCGTGTACAACTGCGACCttgcgctgcggtgcaccggcatggtggaggagctggtaGCGGAGAGCTGCAGTGCGATCAAGTCACGGCACGACAAGATGGGCGAAGAGCTcgcggagctgcggctgcaggtACACCAGGAGTACCTGGAGGCGTTCCGGCGGCTGTACAAGACGCTCGGGCAGCTTGTGtacaagaaggagaagcggctgGAGGAGATCGACCGCCAGATCCGGACGACGCACATCCAGCTGGAGTTTGCGATCGAGACGTTCGACCCGAACGCGAAGAAGCACTCGGACACGAAGAAGGAGCTGTACAagctgcgtgcgcaggtggaggaggagctggagatgCTGAAGGACAAGATGGCGCAGTCGCTGGAGATGTTCGCGCCGACGGAGGACGCGCTGCACCAGGCAGGCATCGAGTTCGTGCACCccgcggaggaggtggaggacggCAACCTGAGCCGTCGCAGCAAGATCGTGGAGTACCGCGCGCACCTTGCGAAGCAGGAGGAAGTGAAGATCGCTGCAGAgcgcgaggagctgaagcgcgcgaaggtgctgcagagccaGCAGTACCGCGGCAAGACGGTGCACCAGATCACCGAGTAG